Proteins found in one Plectropomus leopardus isolate mb chromosome 9, YSFRI_Pleo_2.0, whole genome shotgun sequence genomic segment:
- the LOC121947810 gene encoding mediator of DNA damage checkpoint protein 1, translated as MEMEKGHMSIRRGVSWSPGGLRKPLQATQNTPGTECNASWETTGFNKDQMSRKTNLTRSASLSEKELKEARVRSQIIAAQLTIPSNSSSRGVQLFNRRKQRVSAFTLESCGEGSGDDGAENVKTQPSSNKLTWAERSTEDTDRVLNFKNSAIKPLLSPPGRVNSIGDIMEEPGKEFHKEDIEDSVIQERHFLPVKEEEEEEARDKIHEDNVKDEIPPGSNNTGLVRMGHAEGEAEINGGHTGPAPPGKLHNGCHSASGPERASVSTSKQTSTIINRTARPFFSPLTVQSPEAASPVMDIPPPPSYATPPLPTFTAPQPLVFSPPPPPPSYPTPPLPAFTNQPPQTYYSSPPPMSPVMSPPPSQYPLPSVSQYPPMPHYGPPTAPKPSTFVPQPAGERKPITPIKTGILEEGAARRGSRKSMFTFKEKTVVAPNPELLSLVQGVDERKKHGQKSVPEPSSEEELLALGAEASNFLAKEEESAEEAVVPEWASCLKTSRTRPRAEHRPEQTLTNVSGKGAELFAKRQSRMEKYVIEKQNAGQMRSPSPTMSLPPSWVYPSNMPGRVKAIAKNSDMSAQLSQNLKTQQAVKQKPRQKAPAPQPIPEPPPLENGCSKIEMDLSRHRPYQLSSSLFILNPVKDPISSLPKGAPQAKNLISTQPLSRQTSLPNNPPSHFSVQCMSPQLPLSPTTAGAEYSPIPAYGQPRISSPMSALSPERVSSPRSGVHAPRPTFSAKKAGITPQTPKDSSPVETPSETPTRTWTSSLPRRFSNPEGPTTGTWTPSLQTNRPSTTISSRSVTSPVSSPRGTRCQSPLASQNIQFTTVNSTAASKPSQTSATSPRSPWGSRCQSPMVSQSSTVTSTAGFRSSQTSTTISPLSPPWGSRSESPVVSQNTQSSSISSTAGFRPAQTSTTSPWGSRCHSPMVNQHTQSSTVTSTSTSRPSQISTATSPCSPPWGSRCQSPMVSQNIQSSTISFVPSSRPTQTSTAASPVSPPWVSRSQSPALSQTSLSFSTTKPLYTSSASSPISPLKDSRCMSPIINNPDSKANHRLLAKNIINAAKRKNSPSPGALSGHSLPISPLGSSHHGYDCHKPPISPFQSRAFGAQSPIFTSPPPTPTQRICSPVRLYNTRSLTDSDASVESEDSGLRSPGLHSYNTCPRGWGGSLRVKRSTVSTDL; from the exons ATGGAGATGGAAAAGGGACATATGTCTATCAGGAGAGGAGTGAGCTGGAGTCCAGGGGGATTGAGAAAACCTCTCCAGGCAACACAAAACACCCCTGGGACAGAGTGCAATGCATCATGGGAGACGACAGGATTCAACAAAGACCAGATGAGCCGGAAAACAA ATCTGACCAGGAGCGCCAGTTTATCAGAGAAAGAGCTAAAGGAGGCTCGCGTCAGGAGTCAGATCATCGCTGCTCAGCTCACCATCCCTTCCAACTCCAGTTCCAGAGGCGTGCAGCTCTTCAACCGGCGCAAGCAGAGGGTCAGCGCCTTCACGCTCGAAAGCTGTGGAGAGGGGTCAGGCGACGACGGAGCTGagaatgtgaaaacacagcCCTCATCTAACAAACTTACATGGGCAGAGAGGAGCACTGAGGACACGGATAGAGTCTTGAACTTTAAGAATAGCGCCATCAAGCCTCTCTTGTCACCACCTGGGAGGGTAAATTCAATTGGTGATATCATGGAGGAGCCAGGTAAAGAGTTCCACAAGGAAGACATAGAGGACAGTGTTATCCAAGAGAGACATTTCCTCCCTGTcaaggaagaagaggaggaggaggcaagAGATAAAATCCACGAGGACAATGTCAAGGATGAGATTCCCCCTGGAAGTAATAATACTGGTCTAGTTCGGATGGGGCATGCTGAAGGGGAGGCAGAGATAAACGGGGGCCACACAGGGCCAGCTCCCCCTGGAAAGCTCCACAATGGCTGCCACAGTGCTTCTGGACCTGAGCGGGCATCTGTGTCCACGTCCAAGCAAACAAGCACCATCATCAATCGGACTGCCAGGCCCTTTTTCTCGCCACTGACAGTGCAGTCTCCAGAGGCAGCTAGCCCTGTCATGGAcatcccccctcctccttcttaTGCCACTCCTCCTCTCCCTACTTTCACTGCTCCCCAACCTTTGGTGTTCTCACCCCCACCTCCGCCTCCATCATACCCCACACCTCCTCTACCAGCCTTTACAAACCAACCTCCGCAGACCTACTACTCCAGTCCACCTCCGATGTCTCCCGTCATGTCCCCTCCACCATCCCAGTACCCTCTGCCCTCTGTATCTCAGTACCCACCTATGCCTCATTATGGTCCCCCCACAGCTCCAAAGCCCTCCACCTTTGTTCCTCAGCCTGCTGGAGAGAGGAAGCCGATAACACCAATCAAAACAGGAATACTTGAAGAGGGTGCTGCAAGAAGGGGAAGTAGGAAGTCAATGTTCACATTCAAAGAGAAGACAGTGGTAGCTCCAAACCCTGAGCTGCTGTCTCTGGTGCAGGGGGTGGATGAAAGGAAGAAACATGGACAAAAATCTGTGCCCGAGCCATCATCGGAGGAAGAGTTGCTGGCTTTGGGTGCAGAGGCCTCCAACTTCCTCGCCAAGGAGGAGGAAAGTGCAGAGGAGGCAGTAGTTCCAGAGTGGGCCTCCTGTCTCAAGACCTCCAGAACTCGCCCGAGGGCAGAGCACAGGCCAGAGCAGACCCTCACCAATGTATCTGGAAAGGGCGCAGAGCTGTTTGCCAAGCGTCAGTCCAGGATGGAGAAATATGTCATTGAGAAGCAAAATGCGGGACAAATGAGGTCTCCTTCTCCTACGATGTCTCTTCCACCGTCTTGGGTGTACCCATCAAACATGCCTGGCAGGGTCAAGGCCATTGCTAAAAACTCTGACATGAGCGCTCAGCTTTCACAAAACCTAAAGACCCAACAAGCAGTCAAGCAAAAACCAAGGCAAAAAGCTCCAGCTCCACAGCCAATTCCAGAACCACCTCCTCTGGAAAATGGTTGCTCCAAGATAGAGATGGACTTGTCAAGGCACCGGCCCTATCAGCTTTCCTCTTCCCTCTTCATCTTAAACCCAGTCAAGGACCCTATTAGTAGCCTACCCAAAGGAGCACCACAGGCCAAGAACCTGATATCTACCCAGCCGCTCTCTAGACAGACCTCCTTACCTAATAACCCTCCTTCTCACTTCAGTGTCCAGTGTATGTCTCCACAGCTGCCTCTCAGCCCCACCACAGCAGGAGCAGAATATTCACCAATCCCGGCCTATGGGCAGCCAAGGATCAGCTCTCCTATGTCGGCCCTTTCTCCAGAGCGGGTGTCCTCTCCTAGGTCAGGGGTCCACGCACCGAGGCCCACGTTTTCTGCCAAGAAGGCAGGCATAACACCACAG ACACCAAAGGATTCCTCCCCAGTTGAAACCCCCAGTGAGACTCCAACGCGAACCTGGACGTCCAGCCTCCCTAGACGTTTCAGCAACCCAGAGGGCCCCACCACTGGGACCTGGACTCCCAGCCTCCAGACAAATCGGCCCTCCACCACCATCTCGAGCCGATCTGTTACATCTCCTGTATCCTCCCCCAGGGGTACAAGATGCCAATCCCCTCTGGCCAGTCAGAATATCCAGTTTACCACTGTTAACTCCACAGCAGCATCCAAACCCTCCCAAACATCAGCCACCTCTCCTCGCTCTCCATGGGGTTCAAGATGTCAGTCCCCAATGGTGAGTCAGTCTTCCACCGTCACCTCTACTGCTGGTTTCAGATCATCCCAAACTTCTACAACTATTTCGCCTCTTTCTCCACCTTGGGGTTCAAGATCAGAGTCCCCAGTGGTGAGCCAGAATACCCAGTCCTCCAGCATCTCCTCCACTGCTGGTTTCAGACCAGCTCAAACTTCTACGACTTCTCCTTGGGGATCAAGATGCCACTCCCCAATGGTGAACCAGCATACCCAATCTTCCACTGTCACCTCCACATCAACATCCAGACCTTCGCAAATATCTACAGCCACGTCCCCGTGCTCTCCTCCTTGGGGATCAAGATGCCAGTCCCCTATGGTGAGCCAAAACATCCAGTCTTCCACCATTTCCTTTGTTCCTTCTTCCAGACCAACCCAAACATCTACAGCCGCatctcctgtctctcctccctGGGTATCACGTTCCCAGTCTCCTGCACTCTCTCAGACCAGTTTATCTTTCTCCACCACTAAACCTCTGTACACATCTTCTGCCAGCTCTCCTATTTCCCCACTCAAAGACAGTCGCTGCATGTCCCCCATTATTAACAACCCAGACTCTAAAGCCAACCATCGCCTCCTGGCCAAGAACATCATCAATGCAGCCAAGCGTAAAAACAGTCCCTCCCCTGGAGCGCTGAGTGGCCACAGCCTCCCCATCTCACCTCTGGGAAGTTCCCACCACGGCTACGACTGTCACAAACCACCCATCAGCCCTTTCCAGTCACGGGCATTTGGGGCCCAGTCCCCTATCTTCACGAGCCCTCCTCCAACCCCAACGCAGAGGATCTGCTCCCCTGTGAGGCTCTACAACACTCGCTCCCTCACCGACTCTGATGCCTCCGTTGAGTCAGAAGACTCAGGCCTGCGATCGCCTGGCCTGCACTCCTACAACACCTGTCCCCGCGGCTGGGGCGGGAGCCTGAGGGTGAAGAGAAGCACCGTCTCCACTGACCTGTGA